The nucleotide sequence GGTCGGCTGAGCTCATGGTGATCTGGTTGTAGCCTGAGAAAGCATCCATAAACGAAAGCAACTGATTTCCAGCTGTGGCTTCAACGAGACGATCTATGTGCGGCAGAGGAAAGCTGTCCTTAGGGCAAgctttgttgagatcggtgaaGTCAACGCAAACTCTCCACttgccgtttttctttttgaccaccaCCGGGTTAGCCAGCCAATCAGGGTACTGGACTTCCATGATATGATCCGCCTTGAGTAGTCGTTCAACTTCGTCCTGGACCGCCTTGGCTCGATCCAGGCCCAAACGCCTGCGCTTCTGTCTGATCGGCTTGAACGTGGGGTCGATGTTGAGCTTGTGGCACATGACTTCGGGGCTTATCCCGACCATGTCCTTTGTTGACCAGGCGAATGTGGAAGCCCGAGATTGCAGGAAAGCAATCAGCTTAGTCTTTATGTTTTCATCAAGTTCGGCCCCGATACCGACAGTTCGCGAGGGGTCAGAGGGGTCAATATTCACCTGTAGGATCCGACACTCCGGGGACTTGAGGCGATCCCGCTCCGGTTTTCGGGAACCGGTGAGATGGTCCccgctctgtaattgctatgcggCCTCcgtcttcctcagcttcttttCGATAACAGAGCAGACTCTGGCCACCCTCTGGTCGCTGTAAAGTGTGCAAATTCCTGTGGTAGTtgggaatttgaggcagaggtggtAGGTCGATGGTACGGCCTGCATCGCGTATATCCATGGTACCCCCAAAATAGCGTTGTAGATTGGTGGTGCATCAACGACTGCGAACTTAGTCTTCCGGGTCACTCCGCCAGCTCGTACTTGTAGCTTTACGTCGCCCATCGACATCTTGGCGACCTCGTCATAGCCCGTTAGTGTATGAGTTTCGGGCTTCAGTTGGTCTGGTATGACGCCCATTTTTTCTAGCGTTTGCCAGCAGAATACGTTGACGGTGCTCCTAGTGTCAATCAGGACTCGTTCGACGTCGAAGTCACCCATCGAGACTTGGATAACCAAAGGGTCTGAGTGGGGGTGTTGGATCCCTTTGGCGTCCTCTGAAGTGAATGATATCGGATCCGAACAGAGTGAAGGCTCGCTCGGAGCAGTTTTGAGGGCGCAAACTTGTCGTGCCCTCTTCTTTAGTGCGCGAACGGAGTCTGCGCAGTCCTCTGGTGGACCAAGTATCATGGTTATTCGTCCACGGGGAGGGGAATTGACCCGCTCCGGGTTTTGCCCCCTCTGTCGCTTGGGAGGGCCAGGTAGTTCGTCTACCTGGGGCGCTTCTTCCTGGTGATTCATGGGTGCTTGGTTGGCCAGCTGTTGGTCTGCGTTAGGTGGTCCACCATAGCCCCGTCCGCTGCCTGCACCACGGCCTCGGTTAGATCGTCCTCCGCGCCATCCCCCTCGGCGACCTCTGCCTCCACGGGCGCTTTTTGGCTGATAAGTAGCTTCGACTTCGCCAGAGAGATACTTTGCGTACAGGTAGTTCTTCAGGTGGACGCACTCTTGTGTAGAGTGACCGGGGTACATGTGAAAATCGCAGTAGAGTTCCTTCGGGTCAGACGGCTGCTTCTCTTGGCCGTCCACCTTGGAGACTGCGTGGATGACGCCCTTTTTTCGATCCTGAGGCTCGTGGTGCCTGCGGGGTACGTGGTATTCGACCCGGTTTTTAGCCTTAGGGGGGTGCAACGGTTGTTCGTCATTGGTTTTTGCGGCTATTCGAGGTTCCTCCTCTTCGTCGAGTGCGAATCTGAAGGCTCGATGCAGCGCGTCATCGAGATCTTTGGGTTCCCGGATGTTGAGATCCTTCCGTAACGGTGATCCAGGGATCAGGCCCTTTCTGAAGGCTGCCATTGCTGCATCCTCCGGGACGTTGACCTTTGTCAGTTTCTCCTTGAATCTGTGCAAGAAACTGGCGATGGGTTCCCCCGGTTCCTGGGCCATCTCCCATAGATCTGAACTTGTCACGCCTCGTTCGATGAGGATTCGGTAGTTCTTGAGGAAGGCCTTGGACAACTGGTCGAAGTTGTCGATCGAGTTTGGCTCGAGCCTCGTGAACCATACCAAGGCAGGACCGGAAAGGCTATCCACGAATAGCTGACAGCAACCGGCGTCCCTCTGTTCGTCGGTGAATCATGCTTTTGACATGGTCGCCATGAAAGATGTCATGAACTGGACCGGATCTTTGTCTCCTTGGTAGATCGGAAGCTTCAGCTTGACGTTCGGAATGGCAGCCCGTGCTATCCGTTGAGTGAAGAGTGATTGCCGAGTTACTTCGACA is from Camelina sativa cultivar DH55 chromosome 20, Cs, whole genome shotgun sequence and encodes:
- the LOC104772507 gene encoding uncharacterized protein LOC104772507; this encodes MAQEPGEPIASFLHRFKEKLTKVNVPEDAAMAAFRKGLIPGSPLRKDLNIREPKDLDDALHRAFRFALDEEEEPRIAAKTNDEQPLHPPKAKNRVEYHVPRRHHEPQDRKKGVIHAVSKVDGQEKQPSDPKELYCDFHMYPGHSTQECVHLKNYLYAKYLSGEVEATYQPKSARGGRGRRGGWRGGRSNRGRGAGSGRGYGGPPNADQQLANQAPMNHQEEAPQVDELPGPPKRQRGQNPERVNSPPRGRITMILGPPEDCADSVRALKKRARQVCALKTAPSEPSLCSDPISFTSEDAKGIQHPHSDPLVIQVSMGDFDVERVLIDTRSTVNVFCWQTLEKMGVIPDQLKPETHTLTGYDEVAKMSMGDVKLQVRAGGVTRKTKFAVVDAPPIYNAILGVPWIYAMQAVPSTYHLCLKFPTTTGICTLYSDQRVARVCSVIEKKLRKTEAA